Below is a genomic region from Campylobacter concisus ATCC 51562.
CACCTGGCATAACCATCTCAGTTCCTTCTGGAAGTGTAATTGAACCAGTAACATCAGTTGTTCTTACATAGAATTGTGGTCTATAGTTATTAAAGAAAGGAGTATGGCGACCACCTTCTTCTTTTGTCAAGATATAGACTTCGCCTTCAAATTTTGTATGAGGGGTAATTGATTTAGGTTTGCAAAGAACCATACCACGCTCAACATCCTCTTTCTTAGTACCACGGAGAAGAACGCCAACATTATCACCAGCTTCGCCTTGATCCATCTCTTTTCTAAACATTTCAACACCAGTAACTGTTGTTGTTTGAGTTGGCTTAATACCAACAATCTCAATTGTGTCACCAACTTTTATAACACCTTTTTCGATTCTACCAGTTACAACCGTACCACGACCTGAAATCGAAAAAACATCTTCAATTGGCATAAGAAGGTCTTTATCTGTTGCACGAACTGGAGTTGGAATATAGCTATCAACTGCATCCATTAATTCCATAATTTTTGCTGACCATTCGCCATCTTGACCAGCTTTTGCCTCTTCAAGAGCTTTAAGTGCTGAACCAGAAACAATAGGTGTATCATCGCCTGGGAAATTATACTCATTAAGTAATTCACGGATTTCCATTTCAACCAATTCAAGTAGCTCTGCATCATCAACCATATCAGCTTTGTTCATGAAAACAACAATGTATGGAACACCAACTTGGCGTGATAATAAAATATGCTCTCTAGTTTGTGGCATTGGACCATCAGCTGCAGAAACAACCAGAATAGCTCCATCCATTTGTGCAGCACCTGTAATCATATTTTTTACATAGTCGGCGTGACCAGGGCAGTCAACGTGGGCATAGTGGCGTTTCTCTGTCTCGTACTCAATATGTGAAGTAGCAATTGTAATACCACGCTCTTTTTCTTCTGGAGCATTATCAATATTATCATAATCTTTTAGCTCAGCAAGTCCTTTGCGTGAAAGAACAGCAGATATTGCAGCTGTTAATGTAGTTTTACCATGATCTACGTGACCAATAGTACCTATGTTTACGTGCGGCTTGTTACGTGAAAATTTTTCTTTAGCCATCTTTTCCTCCGTATGTGATATATGTCTTTTTCTTACCAAATTTGTATAATTATAATAAAATCATATTAACCAGTGGAGCTCATAGCGGGACTTGAACCCGCGACCTCTTCCTTACCAAGGAAGTGCTCTACCTCTGAGCCATATGAGCGAAAAACGCTTGGCAGAGATGATTCCAATTAAATAATACAAACAACTAAAAATTTTGAAAATAAAGTAAGGAATAACTGTGTTTAGCAAAATCTAGATACAGCTCCCAGTTTATTTTCCCAAATTTTGGAGCGGGAAACGGGGCTCGAACCCGCGACCCTCAGCTTGGAAGGCTGATGCTCTAGCCAACTGAGCTACTCCCGCATAACAATGGTGGTGAGACGTGGATTCGAACCACGGAAGACATAGTCAGCAGATTTACAGTCTGCCCTCGTTGGCCGCTTGAGTATCTCACCCTAAACATTAATAAACTATTTTGGTATTTTCTGGTCAAACACTGTTACAAAAATGGAGCTGGTGAACGGACTTGAACCGCCGACCCACTGCTTACAAGGCAGTAGCTCTACCAACTGAGCTACACCAGCACCTATTTTGTGAAGTGGTAATTATATATCAAAACAAGGTAAAAGTCAAGGGAAATTTAAAAAATTTTCATAAAAATTAAAATCATAAAATACAGCCATTTAAGAATACAAATTTTTATTAGATTTAAATCCATAATACATCATTAAGCTTTTATGAAATATGTATAATTTTTATGGTTTTATTTTTTTTAAAAGCTAAAATTTCTATAATTACAAAAAAATATATAAGGATTTATTATGCAATTTTTACCTTGGGCGATAATTTTATTACTAATTTATGTAATTTATTTTCTAATGATACGTTACGAGAAAAGAATATCAACCCTTAGCAAATTAATTGAACAAAATAGTGATGGTATTAAAGAAAATAGGGATTTGATTGGACAAAATAGATCACTTATTGAAAAAAACAAACACGATATCGAAAAAAATACAAAAGACATCATAACAAATGTTGAAAAAGTAGATATCGATTTGGAAGACTAAAGTTTCTAATTTCTTATCTCGGCTATTAATAAATTTGCTAGAATTTTTTATTTAAGATTTTAGCAAATCATTTTTTATTTGAAAATTTTATATTTATTGTATTCTTCAGCTAGTAAAAGTTGTGTACGTATTTCTTGTGGGCGTATATATAAAAAATTTATAGTTTTTGAAGAAGAATCTTAATTTTTCAAAAAATAAGTCAAGATTTTATGCGTCAAGCTGCTTCATTAAAAGCACAAGCCCTATTCTATCCTTTACATTTAACTTACTATAAATCGAGCTTGTATGTGCTTTGACCGTCCTTAGTGTAATACCTGTTTTTTCTGAAATTTCATTATTTGTTAGACCCTGATAGATTAAATCTGCAATTTCTCTTTCCCTTGAACTAAGCTCAGAGAGGTCGGTCTTTTTGTCTACCTTTTCACTTTCGCTATTAATATATGAGCCGGTTAGCTCACTAATCATTGCCTGAACAAATTCTTGGTAAAGCCATATATTTCCATTAAAAATGGTTTCAAAAGCATCTTCAAAGTGTGTCTTTCTCATGTGAGAATTTGCATAGCCCTTGATTCCAAGCGTAAGCAGGTGCTTGCCTTCGTTTATCGTTGGCCTATTTGAGAGTATGAGTATTTTTATATTTGGTGATTTTTCAATTATATTTTTTATAACATCATCAATATTATCTTTAAAAACATCAATATCAATGCCTATAATATCAATATCATCATTTATATGAGAAAAAAACTCTTTTCTATTATGTATAAATTTCACATCGCTATTGCCAGTAAAATAGCTTCTCCAAATATTGTTTAATGCACTATTTTGTGTAAATAAAATAACTTGCATTACCTTTCCTTGGATTATTTATATGATTCTTTCATAAATTTTTTTACTATTTATAAAAAATTCTACGTGACGACTTTCGCCGTTTTTGCGTATCTTGTAATCTATTGATGAAAAAAATTTAGTAACTACTGAGGATTTTTCTTCTAAAAAAATAGTCATTTCAAAAAAATCTTGTGATATAGCATATTTATAAGGGGTATTTAAATTTAAAATTCCAGGATCAAAGTCAAATTTATCCAAACTCTGGTCATAGCCTTTTATTAAAATTTTAATACTTCTTACTATATCATCTTGAATTTTTATATTTTCAAATAGCTTTTTATGCCTACTAGCAACATCTACTAATTGTAAAAATTCTATTTCACAATCACTAAATTTAAATCGTTCAATTTCATCATTAACTATATCGCAGCAATGATTATCTTTTATGAGATAGAAATTTTGTAAACTTTGAAATTTTTCAATCTCATATTCACCAAATTTCTTATCATAAAAAGCGATCTTACCCATTACCTCTCCGTTAAGGCATTTTGTTTTGCCTTTAAAATAGGCTTTAATAAATAATCAAGTATTGTCTTTTTACCGGTAATGATATCAGCTGAAACTATCATACCAACTTTTATCCTAAGTGGCTTTTCTTCGCTACCAAGATAATTTTTTTCAGTTTCTATCCTGACCAAATAATAGCTCTCGCCAGTTTTTTCATTAGTCTCCGTATCGGCACTAATCTGCGTTACTTTGCCTTTTAAACCACCGTAAATACTAAAATCATAGGCCGTAAATTTAACCATCGTATCAAGCCCAGGCCTCAAAAATGCAACATCAGCTGGCTTTACTTTTACTTCAGCAACCAATTTATCCTCAAGAGGAACGATCTCGGCAATATTTTCACCAGGCTTGATAACTCCTGATACTGTATGAACCATCATTTTGCTGACAATACCATTTACTGGAGATCTTACATATGTTCTTTCTACTCTATCGCTTAGACTGATTTGTGATTCATTTATCCTTGCGATCTCTGCTGAAACTTCATTTAGCTCTTTTTTTGCATTATTTTTAAATGCCAGCTTTGCCTCTTCTATCTTATTTTTTGCCTCTTTTATGGTCGATTCGACCCTTGGCACGGCAAGCACAGATGCGTCAAGCTCGCCTTTTAGGTCATTTACGCGTCTTTGAAGCTGGATATACTCGACCTCGCTAACAAGACCTTTTTTAAAGATAGGCTCCATGATAGCTTTTTCTTTTAAAACAAGGTTGTAGCTATTTTGAGTTTGAGAAATTTTATTTCTAAGCTCATTTAGCTCACTTTGGCGTTGATGGATCTGCTCTGTTAGAATTCCTATTTGCTCATTTAAGTGATCAATATTTGAATTATGCAGACTTAGCTCGTATCTTATGGCTTTACTATTGTTCGCATCTCTAGCTTCGTCGTAGTCGAATTCCTTATCATTTGCCTCAGCATCAAGTCTCATAAATTTTGCTTGAAGTTCATCAAGTCTTAGTTTTGACTCGCCATAACTACTCGTAAAATTTTTATTATCTAGCCTTATTAGAATTTGATCTTTCTTGACTTCATCACCCTCTTTTACAAAAATTTGATCGACTATACCGCCTTCGAGATTTTGTATCGCTTGGTTTTTTCCAGACGGGATGATTTTACCACTACCTCTTGTGATCTCATCTATTTGTGCCCAAGAAGCCCAAACAAGAAGCCAAAACATAGTTATAGCAACCGTATAGAGTATCTTTTTAGATGTAGATGGGGCTTTAGCCAAAACAGCCTCAGAAAGACTTGACATAAATTTCAAATCATAAGCATCATAATTTTTTGTTTGAAGATTAGATTTTATATCATCCACACTATTTAAAATTTTATTACTAGCTTCCTCTTGTTCTTTTATGTTATTTTCAGAAATTAATCTTTTTTCAGTTTTTGGATTTTCATTTTGTTTATTCTTGATATCTTCTTGCATGATCACTTCCCACTAAGTCTTGCTAAAACTTCATCTCTTGGTCCGTCCAATAAAATTTTGCCATTATCCATAACTATAAGTCTATCAACAAGATCTAGCATCGACGTCCTATGTGTAACAAGCAGCATCGTTTTATTTGCTGTATTTGTCTTTAAATTTATTTTTAACTTATTTTCAACTGTATTATCAAGAGAATTTGTTGGCTCATCAAGCAAAATAATAGGACTATCTAGCAAAAATGCCCTAGCCACAGCTATACTTTGACGCTGTCCGCCACTTATGCCGTCACCTCTTTCAAAGACTGGCATGTCAAATCCAAGTGGATGGGCATTTACATATTCATCAACTCCGCTTACTTTAGCTGCTTTTATAATCTGAATATCATCAACATATGGCGCTTTTTGAACAATATTTTCTCTAACCGTTCCTTTAAAAAGCACAACATCTTGTGGAACGTAGCCGATGTTTCGCCTAAGATCGGCTGGATCGATTTGATTAATATCTATTCCATCAATCAAAACCGAGCCTTCAGTTGGTGAGTAAAGTCCCAAAATGAGCTTTTGTAAAGTAGTTTTTCCAGAGCCATTTTTGCCTATAATGCCAACTTTTTCACCTGGCTGAATAACAAAATTTATCCTATCAAGCGAACCCTTTGTGGTATCTGGATATGTAAAGCTTACATTTTTAAACTCAATCTTTCCATCAAAAGAATTTCTTCTAACAAATTTTTTACCCTCTGGCCTTTCAACAGGCATTTGCATAATCTTACTAAGACTTTGATATGCTGTTTTTGTCTGCTCAAAATTTGCAGCAAGTGAAGCCACCTGCCCCATAGGAGCGATAGCGCGAGAGCTAAGCATAACCGCAGCGATAAGACCACCCATTGTAAGATGTGTATCTTGTATCATGTAGACGCCAAGAACGATGATGGCAATAGTATTTAATTGCACTAAAAAAGATGTAACAGTCGTTATCGAAGTTGTAATAATTTTTGATTTAATGCTTCTATTTGCTATCTCACCAGTTGCCTCTTCCCAGTTCCATTGTATATGGCCACTAGCACCAAGAGTTTTGATAGTCTCAAGACTACTAAGGCTCTCTATTAAAATTCCATTTTTTATAGCCGAAGCCTCAAATGTACTTTTAATGGCATTTTGAAGTGGATCTTTTATAAAAAATGTATAGCATAAAATAGCTATCATGATAACAATTGGCACGAGTACGATATAGCTTCCTATAAAATAAGTAACTATCAAGAAAATGATCGCAAATGGAAGATCGACAATGGCTGCCAATGAGGCTGATGAGAAGAAATTTCTAACCGTATCAAACTCTTTTAGATTACTAGCAAATGAACCAACAGATTTTGGTTTATTGCTAAATTTCATATCCATAACGCGCTCAAATAAAATAGAGCTCATTATGATATCGCTCTTTTTACCAGCAATCTCAAGAAAATATGATCTTACAAATTTTAAAAAAAGATCTATGCCATAAACTACACTTACACCAAGTGCCAAGACCCAAAGCGTTTCAACCGCATTATTTGGCACAACACGGTCATATACGTTCATCGTAAAAAGCGGACTAGCAAGAACAAATAAATTTATAATAAAACTTGCAAGAACAACATCAAAATAAATCTTTTTTGAACGTTTTAGAGTTCCCCAAAACCAGTGGTCGTTGCCCGCATCAATTAGCTTTGTTGAGCTAGTATCCTCTGGAACAAACTCGCGCTTTAGATAGTATGCATAGCCTAAATATTCTTCTTTTAACTTACTTATTTCTATCGCGCTAGTACCAGTTGAAAGTTCTGGCGTTATGATATTTGCTATCTTTTTATCTTTACTAAAAGATTGTAAAATACAAGCTTTTTTGCCTCTAAGCATTAAAATGCAAGGTAAAACTAAAGGAGAGATTTGTTCAAGATCTTTTCTTACAAGAGTAGAAGCAAAACCAGCACGAGAAGCAGCACGAGAAAATAAAGACCTTGAGCTTTTAAGTGAAAAAAGCTCAATCTCATCGCCATCTTTTACTGGTAAGCCAATAGTTAAAGCATCAGCACTGTATGGATTATTATGAAGCTTGGTAAAAATAACCAAACATTGAAGCAGTTCATCTTTTATCTTATCACTATGCATCTATCATCCAATGTTCTTAATTTCATCTATATAAATTCCTTGCATATTTTTAATGCCAAGATCGATTAACTTTTTCTTCTGCTCTTCGCCTTCAACACCAATTGCGATCAAAATAATGTCTTTTGAGCTTAAAACAACGTCAAGCGATTGTTTTGTATTTACTCCTGACTTATCACTTAAGAAGTCGATTAAGACATTTGATTGAATTTTTACATAATCAGGGTTAAATTCTTTTAGCTTCTCAATACCTTTTGCATTAAGCTCGAAGTGGTCAAAACCAAATCCAAAGCCAAGTTCTTTTAATTTTTTAGTAAGCTTAACTATACTTTCTATGCTAATATCGTCTTTATTTGGAATTTCTATATAGTTTTTATATTTTGAAATTTGACTTATCCTTTTAAGTGTAGCTTCAAGTTTAGAAAAATTTTCATCTGAATTTAATATCTCTTTTCCCAAATTTATAGCCAAATTGCCACTTGGTAAGATATTCTCCGGTAAAATTCTAGCTACCCTATTTAAGATATGAAGATCAAGCATTGCACCTAAATTTAACTCATTTACCATCGGCATGAAATATGAGGCCATACGCCATACGCCATCTTTATCAACAAGCCTCAAATAAAGCTCATACTGCTCAAAATTTGAATTAAGATCGATCACTTTTTGAGCTGCAAATTTAAATTCATCTTCTTTTATTGAGTCAAAAATAAGCTCTTTATACTTCTCTTTACCAATCACTAAAGTATTTTGATTTTCATTAAATACCTTATATGTAAAGCTACCGGCAAGTCTTGAGCTAGCCAATGTAACGTCAGCTGAAGTAAGAAGTGTCTTGATATCAGTATTTGGTGAATACTCTACTATCGCAGCATTTACTGGATACTCGCTATCATTTAGCGCAAAATTTGCATAAAGCTTTTTAAACTCATTCATAATTTCATCACATAGAGCCAAGAAATTTGACGAATTTCTACCATACGAAAGTACGATGAAATCATTATCGTTAAGCCTTGCAACAATTGCATTTTTATCATTATGAATTGATTTTTCTTGTAAAATTTGAGCTATTTTCATTACAACGCTTTGCCATTTTTCAAAACCAAGCGTACTTTTTAAATTTATTAGATCTTTAAAACTAACAAGTAGAGTAACGCCACTTGAATATTCTTCACTTGCTAGATACTCACTAAATTTAGTTTGAAAAAATCTTCTGTTATTAGCACCACTCATTGTATCTTTATATAAAAGCTCTTGATACTTACTAAGTGTGGCTGCCTCTCTCTCAAAAATGTCTTTTACTTTACTAACCATAGAGTTCATAGCTAGAACCATTTTTTTAAGATCAGCTGTAAATGGAATTCTTTTCTGAATAATAAATTTATTATCAAGTATGGCCTCAGCCTGATCTTGAACCTTCATAAGCGGTCTAAAAATAGCTTTTAGAGCGAAATATGCCACCACGAGAGTGACAATTATCATTAGAAGAAGAAAATTAAAAATATTTTTTGAGTTAGTATAAAGCTCATTGTAGGCAAGTGCGGTGCTACCTTGAACATAAAGCGTGCCAAATTTTGCCCAGCCAGTCATAATCTCGCTATCTGCTATTGGCGCTTCAAACTTAGCTATTTTGTAAAACCACTCGGGAATATCTTTAACAACAGTTTGTTGAGAATTTTCAATAAGAACCTTGCCATCAACATCTTCAAGCTTGATAAGCTTGTATCTACCGCTGTCAAACATAGAATTTATCATTGTTTGAGCCAAGGACATGTCATCTGGATCGATAATAGGCTTTAAAGCAAGTCCAAGCGAATTTGCTGTATGTCTTGCGTTTTCACCAAGCTGGTCATTAATATATCCATTTAGGCTCTTAAAATTTAAGTAGCCAACAGCCATAAAAATCATGATACCAAAAGTTATCACGGCGATCATAATTTGTTTAAATAGCGTCATAAATCCTCTTTTCCTATCCTATCTATTAGTTCCATCCACTTAGGATTTTGTTTTTTATTTCCACCTGGTATTGCTTGACCAAGACCTTCTTGTTTTGCCAAGTATAGCGAATCACCATTAAAACTATAAACCGGAACAAGGTCTGTTCTTTGAGTTGCGATTTT
It encodes:
- a CDS encoding type I secretion system permease/ATPase; this translates as MHSDKIKDELLQCLVIFTKLHNNPYSADALTIGLPVKDGDEIELFSLKSSRSLFSRAASRAGFASTLVRKDLEQISPLVLPCILMLRGKKACILQSFSKDKKIANIITPELSTGTSAIEISKLKEEYLGYAYYLKREFVPEDTSSTKLIDAGNDHWFWGTLKRSKKIYFDVVLASFIINLFVLASPLFTMNVYDRVVPNNAVETLWVLALGVSVVYGIDLFLKFVRSYFLEIAGKKSDIIMSSILFERVMDMKFSNKPKSVGSFASNLKEFDTVRNFFSSASLAAIVDLPFAIIFLIVTYFIGSYIVLVPIVIMIAILCYTFFIKDPLQNAIKSTFEASAIKNGILIESLSSLETIKTLGASGHIQWNWEEATGEIANRSIKSKIITTSITTVTSFLVQLNTIAIIVLGVYMIQDTHLTMGGLIAAVMLSSRAIAPMGQVASLAANFEQTKTAYQSLSKIMQMPVERPEGKKFVRRNSFDGKIEFKNVSFTYPDTTKGSLDRINFVIQPGEKVGIIGKNGSGKTTLQKLILGLYSPTEGSVLIDGIDINQIDPADLRRNIGYVPQDVVLFKGTVRENIVQKAPYVDDIQIIKAAKVSGVDEYVNAHPLGFDMPVFERGDGISGGQRQSIAVARAFLLDSPIILLDEPTNSLDNTVENKLKINLKTNTANKTMLLVTHRTSMLDLVDRLIVMDNGKILLDGPRDEVLARLSGK
- the tuf gene encoding elongation factor Tu — its product is MAKEKFSRNKPHVNIGTIGHVDHGKTTLTAAISAVLSRKGLAELKDYDNIDNAPEEKERGITIATSHIEYETEKRHYAHVDCPGHADYVKNMITGAAQMDGAILVVSAADGPMPQTREHILLSRQVGVPYIVVFMNKADMVDDAELLELVEMEIRELLNEYNFPGDDTPIVSGSALKALEEAKAGQDGEWSAKIMELMDAVDSYIPTPVRATDKDLLMPIEDVFSISGRGTVVTGRIEKGVIKVGDTIEIVGIKPTQTTTVTGVEMFRKEMDQGEAGDNVGVLLRGTKKEDVERGMVLCKPKSITPHTKFEGEVYILTKEEGGRHTPFFNNYRPQFYVRTTDVTGSITLPEGTEMVMPGDNVRISVELIAPVALEEGTRFAIREGGRTVGSGVVSKILG
- a CDS encoding DUF5416 family protein produces the protein MGKIAFYDKKFGEYEIEKFQSLQNFYLIKDNHCCDIVNDEIERFKFSDCEIEFLQLVDVASRHKKLFENIKIQDDIVRSIKILIKGYDQSLDKFDFDPGILNLNTPYKYAISQDFFEMTIFLEEKSSVVTKFFSSIDYKIRKNGESRHVEFFINSKKIYERII
- a CDS encoding HlyD family type I secretion periplasmic adaptor subunit, which translates into the protein MQEDIKNKQNENPKTEKRLISENNIKEQEEASNKILNSVDDIKSNLQTKNYDAYDLKFMSSLSEAVLAKAPSTSKKILYTVAITMFWLLVWASWAQIDEITRGSGKIIPSGKNQAIQNLEGGIVDQIFVKEGDEVKKDQILIRLDNKNFTSSYGESKLRLDELQAKFMRLDAEANDKEFDYDEARDANNSKAIRYELSLHNSNIDHLNEQIGILTEQIHQRQSELNELRNKISQTQNSYNLVLKEKAIMEPIFKKGLVSEVEYIQLQRRVNDLKGELDASVLAVPRVESTIKEAKNKIEEAKLAFKNNAKKELNEVSAEIARINESQISLSDRVERTYVRSPVNGIVSKMMVHTVSGVIKPGENIAEIVPLEDKLVAEVKVKPADVAFLRPGLDTMVKFTAYDFSIYGGLKGKVTQISADTETNEKTGESYYLVRIETEKNYLGSEEKPLRIKVGMIVSADIITGKKTILDYLLKPILKAKQNALTER
- a CDS encoding LapD/MoxY N-terminal periplasmic domain-containing protein, translating into MTLFKQIMIAVITFGIMIFMAVGYLNFKSLNGYINDQLGENARHTANSLGLALKPIIDPDDMSLAQTMINSMFDSGRYKLIKLEDVDGKVLIENSQQTVVKDIPEWFYKIAKFEAPIADSEIMTGWAKFGTLYVQGSTALAYNELYTNSKNIFNFLLLMIIVTLVVAYFALKAIFRPLMKVQDQAEAILDNKFIIQKRIPFTADLKKMVLAMNSMVSKVKDIFEREAATLSKYQELLYKDTMSGANNRRFFQTKFSEYLASEEYSSGVTLLVSFKDLINLKSTLGFEKWQSVVMKIAQILQEKSIHNDKNAIVARLNDNDFIVLSYGRNSSNFLALCDEIMNEFKKLYANFALNDSEYPVNAAIVEYSPNTDIKTLLTSADVTLASSRLAGSFTYKVFNENQNTLVIGKEKYKELIFDSIKEDEFKFAAQKVIDLNSNFEQYELYLRLVDKDGVWRMASYFMPMVNELNLGAMLDLHILNRVARILPENILPSGNLAINLGKEILNSDENFSKLEATLKRISQISKYKNYIEIPNKDDISIESIVKLTKKLKELGFGFGFDHFELNAKGIEKLKEFNPDYVKIQSNVLIDFLSDKSGVNTKQSLDVVLSSKDIILIAIGVEGEEQKKKLIDLGIKNMQGIYIDEIKNIG
- a CDS encoding response regulator transcription factor, whose product is MQVILFTQNSALNNIWRSYFTGNSDVKFIHNRKEFFSHINDDIDIIGIDIDVFKDNIDDVIKNIIEKSPNIKILILSNRPTINEGKHLLTLGIKGYANSHMRKTHFEDAFETIFNGNIWLYQEFVQAMISELTGSYINSESEKVDKKTDLSELSSREREIADLIYQGLTNNEISEKTGITLRTVKAHTSSIYSKLNVKDRIGLVLLMKQLDA